The Deinococcus taeanensis genome has a window encoding:
- a CDS encoding flavin-containing monooxygenase: MVDAIVVGAGQAGLATAHHLQRRGLPFLMLEAGARPVGSWLRHYDSLKLFSPARYAALPGLPFPGDPDHYPARDEVTAYLEAYARQHRVPLVTGADVTQVLPTGAAFRVLTGDGRTFSTRTLVAATGTYRTPRVPELPGHASFQGRTLHSLEYRQPDPFRGERVVVVGAGNSAVQIAVELARMARVTLAARTPVPFVPQRPLGRDVHDWITWLQVDQLPLGQFGRLPSPRSVFDPGTYRAAFREGRLDQRPMFARFTARGVVWSTGREEAVDSVVFATGYRTGLEYLFGTGALDVRGEPVQRLGRSLTVPGLYYAGLSGQRAFASATLRGAGPDAELVVRYLAGHLQRQSSGPPGGPLAPLRAAWKARRR; the protein is encoded by the coding sequence ATGGTTGACGCGATCGTCGTGGGGGCCGGGCAGGCGGGGCTGGCCACGGCCCACCATCTGCAGCGCCGTGGGCTGCCGTTTCTGATGCTGGAGGCAGGCGCACGCCCGGTCGGCTCCTGGCTGCGGCATTACGACAGCCTGAAACTGTTTTCCCCGGCCCGCTACGCGGCTCTGCCGGGCCTGCCTTTTCCGGGTGACCCGGACCACTACCCGGCCCGCGATGAGGTGACGGCGTACCTGGAGGCGTACGCCCGGCAGCACCGCGTTCCGCTGGTCACCGGCGCGGACGTCACCCAGGTGCTGCCCACCGGCGCGGCGTTCCGCGTCCTGACCGGCGACGGCCGGACCTTCAGCACCCGGACGCTGGTGGCGGCGACCGGGACGTACCGCACGCCGCGCGTTCCGGAGCTCCCGGGACACGCGAGCTTTCAGGGCCGGACGCTGCATTCGCTGGAGTACCGGCAGCCGGACCCTTTCCGCGGGGAACGGGTCGTGGTGGTGGGGGCCGGGAACTCTGCCGTGCAGATCGCGGTGGAGCTCGCCCGGATGGCGCGGGTCACGCTGGCGGCACGCACGCCGGTGCCGTTCGTCCCGCAGCGTCCGCTGGGGCGGGATGTCCACGACTGGATCACGTGGCTGCAGGTCGACCAGCTGCCGCTGGGCCAGTTTGGCCGGCTGCCCAGCCCGCGGAGCGTGTTCGATCCGGGCACGTACCGCGCGGCGTTCCGTGAAGGCCGCCTGGACCAGCGCCCCATGTTCGCCCGCTTTACGGCGCGGGGTGTGGTGTGGTCCACAGGGCGTGAGGAGGCGGTCGACAGCGTTGTTTTTGCGACCGGCTACCGCACCGGCCTCGAGTACCTGTTCGGCACCGGGGCGCTGGACGTGCGGGGCGAACCGGTGCAGCGGCTGGGCCGGAGTCTCACGGTGCCGGGCCTGTACTACGCGGGTCTCAGCGGGCAGCGCGCGTTCGCGTCCGCGACCCTGCGGGGCGCCGGTCCGGATGCCGAACTCGTGGTCCGGTACCTCGCCGGCCATCTTCAGCGGCAGAGCAGCGGGCCGCCAGGGGGCCCGCTGGCCCCCCTCCGCGCGGCCTGGAAGGCCAGGCGCCGCTGA
- a CDS encoding ABC transporter ATP-binding protein produces MAGVNGLALQGLRKRYGPEAEVLRGLSLEVGAGERFALLGPSGSGKTTLLRLVAGLELPDEGDVHIGGQSMRGVPAERRELGVVFQEPLLFPHLTVGENVGFALRLRGERGRAWQVRVDETLEQVGLAGFGARRPQGLSGGQAQRVALARALITRPRVLLLDEPFSALDTPLRRDLRAWLAALQEATGTTMLFVTHDQEEALSIGQRIGLLLGGTLAQVGAPQAFYTRPASVDVAAFFGGVNFIPGQQRGQEVRTGLGVFQVGVAREGPVTLVMRPETMHRALGENAFQGEVMACAFAGGFQRVTLRAGPQTLVWHAPAHEAVVVGQQVTLSCPAPGCWTVPRGSVEHPPGGSS; encoded by the coding sequence ATGGCCGGCGTGAATGGGCTCGCCTTGCAGGGCCTGCGCAAACGGTACGGCCCGGAGGCAGAGGTGCTGCGGGGCCTGAGCCTGGAGGTGGGCGCGGGTGAACGCTTCGCGCTGCTGGGTCCTTCCGGAAGCGGCAAGACGACCCTGCTGCGGCTCGTTGCTGGTCTTGAGCTGCCCGACGAGGGTGACGTGCACATCGGCGGGCAGTCCATGCGGGGCGTGCCCGCCGAACGCCGGGAGCTGGGCGTTGTGTTTCAGGAGCCGCTGCTGTTCCCGCACCTGACCGTCGGTGAGAACGTGGGGTTCGCGCTGCGCCTGCGCGGGGAGCGGGGCCGGGCGTGGCAGGTTCGGGTGGACGAAACCCTTGAACAGGTCGGCCTGGCCGGCTTCGGTGCGCGCCGACCGCAGGGGCTCTCCGGAGGGCAGGCGCAGCGCGTGGCGCTCGCCCGCGCCCTGATCACGCGCCCCCGGGTGTTGCTGCTCGACGAGCCGTTCAGCGCCCTGGACACGCCCCTGAGACGTGACCTGCGCGCCTGGCTCGCTGCGCTCCAGGAGGCGACCGGCACGACGATGCTGTTCGTGACGCACGACCAGGAGGAGGCCCTGAGCATCGGGCAGCGCATCGGCCTGCTGCTCGGCGGCACGCTCGCGCAGGTGGGGGCGCCGCAGGCCTTCTACACCCGCCCGGCGTCCGTGGATGTCGCTGCGTTTTTCGGCGGTGTGAACTTTATTCCAGGGCAGCAGCGGGGCCAGGAGGTGCGGACCGGGCTGGGCGTGTTCCAGGTGGGCGTGGCGCGCGAAGGCCCGGTCACGCTCGTCATGAGGCCCGAAACCATGCACCGGGCGCTCGGTGAGAATGCCTTCCAGGGGGAAGTGATGGCCTGCGCGTTCGCCGGGGGGTTCCAGCGCGTGACCTTGCGTGCCGGGCCGCAGACGCTGGTGTGGCACGCGCCTGCGCATGAAGCCGTCGTGGTGGGTCAGCAGGTGACGTTGTCCTGCCCCGCCCCAGGCTGCTGGACAGTTCCACGCGGGAGCGTGGAGCACCCCCCCGGAGGATCCTCATGA
- a CDS encoding ABC transporter permease, with amino-acid sequence MRRTRRILGATLVIGGALPLGLLLVWSFSRRWYFPALLPQEFSLHAWTALLAPAGPVWPALKGSAWVGGMTALLATLIALPAARQLARERPLPRAVVGGLILAPLVLPTFAGVMGVQVALIRLGVADTPAGVIAAHLIPATPYATVLLTGTFEGYNARFEEVARTLGARRREVVTRVTLPLLLPGVLVAALLAFLVSWSEYLLTLIVGGGQVATLPALLFASAQGGDYALTAALSVVYVTPALLIFSLVAWKLRGWPA; translated from the coding sequence GTGAGGCGCACCCGCCGAATACTGGGCGCCACGCTCGTGATCGGCGGCGCCCTACCGCTGGGCCTGCTGCTGGTCTGGTCGTTCAGCCGGCGCTGGTACTTCCCGGCGCTCCTCCCGCAGGAGTTCAGTCTGCACGCCTGGACGGCGCTGCTGGCCCCGGCCGGACCGGTGTGGCCCGCCCTGAAGGGGAGCGCCTGGGTGGGGGGTATGACGGCGCTGCTCGCCACCCTGATCGCGTTGCCTGCCGCCCGTCAGCTGGCCCGGGAGCGCCCGCTGCCCCGCGCCGTCGTGGGGGGCCTCATTCTCGCGCCGCTGGTGCTGCCGACGTTTGCGGGCGTGATGGGCGTGCAGGTGGCGTTGATCCGGCTGGGGGTGGCCGACACGCCCGCCGGCGTGATCGCGGCGCACCTGATTCCCGCCACGCCGTACGCGACCGTGCTGCTGACCGGCACGTTCGAGGGGTACAACGCGCGGTTCGAGGAGGTCGCCCGGACGCTGGGCGCCCGGCGCCGCGAGGTGGTCACGCGGGTGACGCTGCCCCTGTTGCTGCCGGGTGTGCTTGTCGCGGCGCTGCTGGCGTTCCTGGTGTCGTGGAGTGAGTACCTGTTGACCCTGATTGTGGGCGGCGGGCAGGTGGCCACGCTGCCTGCGCTGCTGTTCGCCTCCGCGCAGGGCGGGGACTACGCGCTGACCGCGGCCCTGAGCGTGGTGTACGTCACGCCCGCGCTGCTCATCTTCAGCCTGGTCGCCTGGAAACTGCGCGGATGGCCGGCGTGA
- a CDS encoding ABC transporter permease: MTRRLGYLPALLVTTGLFGAGLLLAAVQSLGGLPVTGEADWSVAAYRAVFRSHFFWSALGMSAWIAGAGTLAAAALGTLAALVLWRLRAGTILRFLFAWNLPVPHVVGAWITLLLFSQSGLWSRLAHAAGVTRTPADFPALVNDPLAVGVLLELAWKEVPFVGLAVLAALTRFDRRLLDVARSLGASRWVVFWRVVLPAVQPALVSASLLVFTFAFSSFEVPYLLGPTSPATLPVLAYRAFSDPDLTARPMAMALCVVIAGLAGLVVLAWALLSLRGRGRP; the protein is encoded by the coding sequence GTGACGCGCCGACTCGGGTACCTGCCGGCCTTGCTGGTCACGACCGGACTGTTCGGTGCGGGTCTGCTCCTGGCGGCCGTTCAGAGCCTGGGCGGGCTGCCGGTCACCGGTGAGGCAGACTGGAGCGTGGCGGCGTACCGGGCCGTGTTCAGGTCGCACTTTTTCTGGTCTGCGCTTGGCATGAGTGCCTGGATAGCGGGGGCCGGGACGCTGGCCGCAGCCGCGCTGGGCACCCTGGCCGCCCTGGTCCTGTGGCGGCTGCGCGCGGGAACCATCCTGCGCTTCCTGTTCGCCTGGAACCTGCCGGTGCCGCACGTGGTGGGCGCCTGGATCACGTTGCTGCTGTTCTCTCAAAGTGGGCTGTGGTCGCGGCTGGCCCACGCTGCCGGCGTCACCCGGACGCCCGCCGACTTCCCGGCCCTGGTGAATGATCCACTGGCGGTGGGGGTGCTGCTGGAACTTGCCTGGAAAGAGGTTCCGTTTGTGGGTCTGGCCGTCCTGGCGGCCCTCACCCGCTTTGACCGGCGCCTGCTGGACGTGGCGCGCAGTCTGGGCGCCTCCCGCTGGGTCGTGTTCTGGCGCGTGGTGCTCCCGGCCGTGCAACCGGCGCTCGTGTCGGCCAGTCTGCTGGTGTTCACCTTCGCCTTCTCGTCTTTTGAGGTGCCGTACCTGCTGGGCCCGACATCCCCTGCCACGCTTCCCGTGCTGGCCTACCGCGCGTTCAGTGACCCCGACCTCACCGCCCGGCCGATGGCGATGGCGCTGTGCGTGGTCATCGCCGGGCTGGCGGGCCTGGTGGTGCTCGCCTGGGCGCTCCTGAGCCTGCGGGGCCGGGGGCGGCCGTGA
- a CDS encoding ABC transporter substrate-binding protein, protein MKHALALTLALMGMTLAAPNPANWTQVLKEARGQTVNFYMWGGSDNINTYVDSVVAPALKKLGVTLRRVPVTDTVQAVNKVLGEKQAGRNRGGGVDLIWINGENFRTARQGKLLLEGWAERLPNARYVDWQSPAVRNDFGYPVNGAESPWGSTQWQYVYDSARVRPAELPRSFKALATWARAHPGRFTFPAPPAFYGNRFLRMALFELAGGREPFAAGFNEQVWQAKSPLLWTYLNDLKPHLWRQGRTFPTDIAQQYSLLANGEVDFAFVQNKAGIAAEVRSGQLPKTARVYLFGAGTIADAHYVAIPYNAAHQAGAMVLANLLLDPELQLKKLSGDVWGDGLAINPARVGRAFQSRVGQALRPGPYTLDQTLLATRAVGDVAAEYDRRVQLGFTERFLK, encoded by the coding sequence ATGAAGCATGCCCTGGCCCTGACCTTAGCCCTGATGGGCATGACCCTCGCCGCCCCCAACCCCGCCAACTGGACCCAGGTGCTCAAAGAAGCGCGGGGGCAGACCGTCAACTTCTACATGTGGGGTGGCTCGGACAACATCAACACGTATGTGGATTCCGTCGTTGCGCCCGCCCTCAAAAAACTCGGGGTGACGCTGCGGCGGGTGCCGGTCACGGATACCGTGCAGGCGGTGAACAAGGTGCTCGGCGAGAAACAGGCCGGCAGGAACCGGGGCGGCGGCGTGGACCTCATCTGGATCAATGGGGAGAACTTCCGCACCGCCCGGCAGGGCAAGCTCCTGCTGGAAGGCTGGGCCGAACGGCTGCCCAACGCCCGGTACGTGGACTGGCAGAGCCCCGCCGTCCGCAACGACTTCGGCTACCCGGTGAACGGCGCCGAGTCCCCCTGGGGCAGCACGCAGTGGCAGTACGTGTACGACAGCGCCCGGGTCAGACCCGCAGAGCTGCCCCGCAGCTTCAAGGCCCTGGCTACCTGGGCCAGGGCGCACCCGGGACGCTTTACCTTTCCGGCCCCTCCAGCGTTCTACGGCAACCGTTTCCTGCGGATGGCGCTGTTCGAGTTGGCGGGGGGCCGTGAACCGTTCGCCGCCGGTTTCAACGAGCAAGTCTGGCAGGCCAAATCTCCCCTATTGTGGACGTACCTGAATGACCTCAAGCCCCACCTCTGGCGGCAGGGACGAACCTTCCCCACCGACATCGCGCAGCAGTACAGCCTGCTGGCGAACGGCGAGGTGGACTTCGCGTTCGTGCAGAACAAAGCGGGGATCGCGGCGGAGGTCCGCAGCGGTCAACTGCCGAAGACCGCGCGGGTGTACCTGTTTGGCGCAGGCACCATTGCGGACGCCCACTACGTTGCGATTCCCTACAACGCTGCGCACCAGGCAGGCGCGATGGTCCTGGCCAACCTCCTGCTCGACCCGGAACTTCAACTGAAGAAACTTTCGGGGGACGTGTGGGGGGACGGGCTGGCCATCAATCCGGCGCGGGTCGGGCGGGCGTTCCAGTCACGGGTGGGGCAGGCCCTGCGCCCCGGTCCGTACACGCTTGATCAGACGCTCCTGGCCACGCGCGCCGTGGGCGACGTCGCTGCCGAGTACGACCGCCGCGTGCAGCTGGGCTTCACGGAACGCTTCCTGAAGTGA
- a CDS encoding lysophospholipid acyltransferase family protein, whose product MRAEASPPPLLQFRPGSAGDWLRFMGGGRALLWQAAHELRSLPVALTPRQRDDAQKRVSARLLRHLRVRLHLHGTARVGAGPYLVIALHESVVDVLALLQLPLPLRFVAREEIFTWPGVGPAITRLGHVSIDPESGSGGYRHLLQRARAITAEGESLVLFPQGTVLGLDTDFQRGAFALAKHLNLPILPVALTGAHRVWEHPFSPVLRYGQPVGLRVLPEVTQEKVRCTSAETLRVHLRRRMKAAALDGRLPAPRRYDPERDGYWHGFHFSIDPDFPQVQALVAAHRRTPPGGTP is encoded by the coding sequence ATGCGTGCTGAGGCCTCCCCACCCCCACTCCTCCAGTTCCGGCCCGGCTCCGCGGGCGACTGGCTGCGCTTCATGGGTGGGGGCCGCGCCCTGCTGTGGCAGGCGGCTCACGAACTCCGGAGCCTGCCTGTGGCCCTCACCCCGCGCCAGCGGGACGACGCGCAGAAGCGGGTGAGCGCGCGCCTGCTGCGCCACCTGCGTGTCCGCCTTCACCTTCACGGCACCGCACGGGTGGGGGCTGGCCCTTATCTGGTCATTGCCCTACACGAGAGCGTCGTGGATGTGCTGGCCCTGTTGCAGCTGCCGTTGCCGCTGCGCTTCGTGGCGCGCGAGGAGATCTTCACCTGGCCGGGGGTGGGGCCCGCCATCACCCGGCTGGGCCACGTGAGCATCGACCCAGAAAGTGGCTCCGGCGGGTACCGTCATTTGCTTCAGCGGGCGCGGGCGATCACTGCGGAGGGGGAGAGCCTGGTGCTGTTTCCGCAGGGCACCGTGCTGGGTCTGGACACCGACTTCCAGCGGGGGGCGTTCGCTCTCGCCAAGCACCTGAACCTGCCGATCCTGCCGGTGGCCCTGACGGGTGCCCACCGCGTGTGGGAGCACCCGTTCAGCCCGGTGCTCCGCTACGGGCAGCCGGTCGGCCTGCGGGTCCTGCCAGAAGTCACTCAGGAGAAGGTGCGCTGTACTTCAGCCGAAACGCTGCGCGTGCATCTGCGCCGCCGCATGAAGGCGGCCGCGCTGGACGGCCGCCTGCCCGCCCCCCGTCGGTACGATCCGGAGCGGGACGGGTACTGGCATGGGTTTCACTTCAGCATCGACCCTGACTTTCCGCAGGTGCAGGCCCTCGTTGCGGCCCACCGGCGCACCCCACCTGGAGGAACCCCATGA
- a CDS encoding FAD-dependent oxidoreductase, translated as MTSGVPPMVFDGTMSYDHSNAARLAGEPEAGPPTRGGVIIGAGQAGVPLARTLSEQGQRVLLIEAEHVAGTRVNEGCTPTKTIIGVPDEPREAV; from the coding sequence ATGACATCCGGCGTTCCGCCCATGGTGTTCGATGGAACCATGTCATACGACCATTCGAACGCCGCGCGTCTGGCCGGTGAACCAGAGGCAGGGCCGCCCACCCGCGGTGGCGTGATCATCGGCGCTGGTCAGGCGGGCGTGCCTCTGGCCAGAACCTTGAGCGAACAGGGGCAGCGAGTCCTCCTGATCGAAGCCGAGCATGTCGCAGGCACTCGCGTAAATGAGGGATGCACGCCCACCAAGACCATAATCGGTGTCCCTGATGAACCGCGAGAGGCCGTATGA
- a CDS encoding carboxymuconolactone decarboxylase family protein, whose protein sequence is MTEPYHLKLPPVDPEHTTSEAREVLARAQGRRPNMYLMMANQPALLDTYLYGYERFRKAAGFTPVEQEVVFLTLSVENGCEYCAGAHSFIADHLSKVPGEVTDAIREGQPVQDPKLEALRMFTRVMHDTRGRPSQTDAQAFLNAGYREEHILGIILGLSVKTISNYANHVFNTPLDETFRAREWRPASRD, encoded by the coding sequence ATGACCGAGCCCTACCACCTGAAGTTGCCTCCCGTCGATCCCGAACACACCACCTCTGAAGCGCGTGAGGTACTGGCGCGCGCCCAGGGCCGGCGGCCCAATATGTACCTGATGATGGCGAACCAGCCCGCGCTGCTCGACACTTACCTGTACGGGTACGAGCGTTTCCGCAAGGCGGCCGGCTTCACGCCCGTGGAGCAGGAAGTGGTGTTTCTGACGTTGAGCGTGGAAAACGGCTGCGAGTACTGTGCCGGCGCGCACTCGTTTATTGCCGATCACCTGTCGAAGGTTCCGGGCGAGGTGACCGACGCCATTCGTGAGGGGCAGCCGGTTCAGGACCCCAAACTGGAGGCCCTCCGGATGTTTACCCGGGTGATGCATGACACCCGGGGCCGGCCCAGCCAGACGGACGCCCAGGCGTTCCTGAACGCTGGGTACCGGGAGGAACATATCCTGGGGATCATCCTGGGGCTGTCGGTGAAAACCATCAGTAACTACGCCAATCACGTATTCAACACGCCGCTCGATGAGACGTTTCGTGCCCGGGAATGGCGGCCAGCCTCACGGGACTGA
- a CDS encoding acyltransferase family protein: MTAATAPARPVISSAAPAQAYVPAFDGLRGVLALGVVLSHFTLMTVNPFDDLARPLAVWEHLCWYLGAPAVDAFFVLSGWVRAVFRTR; encoded by the coding sequence GTGACGGCCGCGACCGCCCCAGCCCGGCCGGTGATTTCGTCGGCGGCTCCAGCGCAGGCGTACGTCCCGGCTTTTGATGGGTTGCGCGGGGTGCTGGCGCTGGGCGTGGTGCTGTCGCACTTCACGCTAATGACCGTCAACCCCTTCGATGACCTGGCCCGGCCGCTCGCCGTGTGGGAGCACCTGTGCTGGTACCTGGGCGCACCGGCCGTTGACGCCTTCTTCGTGCTGAGCGGGTGGGTCAGGGCGGTCTTCAGGACGCGCTGA
- a CDS encoding AbrB/MazE/SpoVT family DNA-binding domain-containing protein, with protein MSDSGPRGQEVHNASLGPKYRVIVPKAIREVLNVGEGDTLLFVVENGTVQVTSRAQMIQALHGSTPDEGNTDE; from the coding sequence ATGTCAGATAGTGGCCCAAGGGGTCAAGAGGTTCACAACGCGAGCCTAGGGCCAAAGTACCGGGTGATTGTGCCCAAAGCTATTCGTGAAGTCCTCAATGTCGGAGAGGGGGACACCTTGCTCTTCGTGGTGGAAAACGGAACCGTGCAGGTCACTTCCCGCGCCCAGATGATCCAGGCCCTGCACGGGAGCACGCCTGACGAGGGGAATACCGATGAGTAA
- a CDS encoding ribbon-helix-helix domain-containing protein, which translates to MTVGKMSVSLDASLLEFMAHYQETHQLRSRSEVVAQALTLLRDQELEAQYAAALSEWQDSSDADLWEHTAADGLDGTDAAR; encoded by the coding sequence ATGACTGTTGGGAAGATGAGTGTAAGTCTTGATGCTTCACTCCTGGAGTTCATGGCGCACTACCAGGAGACCCACCAGCTGCGCTCCCGTTCGGAAGTGGTGGCTCAGGCCTTGACCCTTCTGCGGGACCAGGAACTGGAAGCCCAGTACGCCGCCGCCCTGAGTGAGTGGCAGGACAGCAGCGACGCCGACCTCTGGGAGCACACCGCCGCCGACGGCCTGGACGGAACCGATGCAGCGCGGTGA
- a CDS encoding type II toxin-antitoxin system PemK/MazF family toxin, which yields MQRGDIYIADLDPARASEANKRRPVVIVSANSLNRTVHRLGAGAITVVPLTSNVTRVYDFQVLLPAEQTGLDQDSKAQAEQIRTISFSRLGPAPVGAVPAALMGQLDAALRLHLSL from the coding sequence ATGCAGCGCGGTGACATCTATATCGCCGACCTCGACCCCGCGCGCGCCAGCGAAGCAAACAAACGCCGCCCCGTGGTCATCGTCAGCGCCAACAGCCTGAACCGCACCGTCCACCGCCTCGGGGCCGGTGCCATCACCGTCGTGCCATTGACCTCCAACGTCACCCGGGTGTACGACTTCCAGGTCCTGCTGCCCGCTGAACAGACCGGCCTGGATCAGGACAGCAAGGCTCAAGCCGAGCAGATCCGGACCATCAGTTTCAGTCGCCTGGGGCCAGCGCCCGTCGGAGCCGTTCCAGCGGCCCTGATGGGACAGCTTGACGCGGCACTGCGGTTGCACCTGTCGCTGTGA
- a CDS encoding tyrosine-type recombinase/integrase yields the protein MTLDLYRHGALAPSRAWAALPPEERRRRAVAAVASQDTPTLLDLLEAHHIRTHGHVSPETLRKYRLGARTWLEYAAGQAVKVLHPEGEDTDLWVRSLEAAGKSPASVGVLLAGARALYAALRWAKATKDTPFTDTKPKKDKRRPWDKRQPYPDADVQQLLDAAPVEMRVLLRLGGIAGLRASEITGLTWGAVDLDGGALTVVNGKGGKTRRVLLSASLLADLRDLGVQAPDALVIGRTPEAARARLRTLCKRVGVPYLGLHALRHTAGTRLVRAGFQLQDVAEHLGHSDVQTARTYGKWADDRLKDHMRQS from the coding sequence GTGACACTGGACCTCTACCGGCACGGCGCACTGGCGCCGTCTCGCGCCTGGGCCGCGCTGCCACCAGAGGAACGCCGGCGCCGAGCGGTCGCGGCTGTCGCCAGTCAGGACACCCCTACCCTCCTCGACCTCTTGGAAGCACACCACATCCGCACCCACGGGCACGTCAGCCCTGAGACCCTGCGCAAGTACCGACTCGGCGCGAGGACCTGGCTGGAGTACGCTGCTGGCCAGGCCGTGAAAGTGCTCCACCCGGAAGGGGAAGACACGGATCTGTGGGTGCGCTCCCTGGAGGCCGCGGGCAAGTCTCCAGCCAGCGTCGGGGTCCTGCTCGCCGGGGCGCGAGCCCTCTATGCCGCTCTGCGCTGGGCCAAGGCCACCAAAGACACACCGTTTACCGACACCAAACCCAAGAAGGACAAGCGCCGCCCCTGGGACAAGCGGCAACCCTACCCGGACGCCGACGTGCAGCAGCTGCTCGACGCGGCCCCCGTAGAAATGCGCGTGCTCCTGCGACTGGGGGGCATCGCTGGGCTGCGCGCTTCAGAGATTACGGGCCTGACCTGGGGCGCCGTGGACCTCGATGGGGGAGCACTGACTGTGGTGAACGGCAAGGGTGGCAAGACGCGCCGGGTGCTGCTGTCCGCCTCTTTGCTTGCGGACCTGCGGGACCTGGGCGTGCAGGCGCCGGACGCCTTGGTGATCGGCCGAACGCCAGAGGCCGCTCGCGCCCGGCTCCGGACGCTCTGCAAGCGGGTAGGTGTCCCGTACCTGGGATTGCATGCGCTGCGACATACCGCCGGGACGCGCCTGGTGAGGGCTGGCTTCCAACTCCAGGACGTCGCCGAACACCTGGGGCACAGCGACGTGCAGACTGCTCGAACCTACGGAAAATGGGCGGATGATCGTCTCAAAGACCACATGCGCCAGAGCTAG
- a CDS encoding Fic/DOC family protein yields MAADPYLQENGTFKNRLGITDAAELQARETAISSVRLAQMQQLERPVGRFDLDHLREIHRRAFGDVYEWAGKTRGEWTTIEGERFMPPAGLMKGGTRFADGPMVEPFLRDTFRQLERDDQLRGLSGPEFAGKAAELMGDMNAAHPFREGNGRTQREFMRELGVEAGHQLNFSVVSQARMIQVSIESSRGDNEGLRRMLLEISDRQAVRALQQAEQALEKRGQDWNGLYVATTTKGQQYAGEVTWKGRELSAVQDGSRVIVAPTRELGRGLQEGQTVQFTASGRTQGMDLER; encoded by the coding sequence GTGGCCGCCGATCCTTACCTCCAGGAGAACGGCACCTTCAAAAACCGCCTGGGCATCACGGACGCCGCCGAGTTACAGGCCCGCGAGACTGCCATCAGCAGCGTGCGCCTGGCCCAGATGCAGCAACTGGAGCGGCCGGTGGGCCGCTTTGATCTAGACCACCTGCGCGAAATCCACCGCCGCGCGTTCGGTGACGTGTACGAGTGGGCCGGGAAGACCCGCGGCGAGTGGACCACCATCGAGGGCGAGCGTTTCATGCCCCCTGCAGGGCTGATGAAAGGCGGGACCCGCTTTGCGGATGGCCCCATGGTCGAGCCCTTCCTGCGGGACACCTTCCGCCAGTTGGAGCGAGACGACCAACTGCGCGGGCTGTCCGGGCCGGAGTTCGCGGGGAAGGCCGCTGAGCTGATGGGGGACATGAACGCAGCCCATCCCTTCCGCGAGGGCAACGGCCGCACGCAACGCGAGTTCATGCGCGAGCTGGGGGTTGAAGCGGGCCACCAGCTGAACTTCTCGGTGGTGAGCCAGGCGCGCATGATCCAGGTCAGCATTGAGTCTTCCCGAGGAGACAACGAGGGTCTGCGCCGGATGCTGCTGGAGATCAGCGACCGCCAGGCGGTTAGGGCCTTGCAGCAGGCCGAACAGGCTCTGGAGAAGCGCGGGCAGGACTGGAATGGGCTCTACGTGGCCACCACGACCAAAGGCCAGCAGTACGCCGGCGAAGTGACCTGGAAGGGGCGTGAGCTGTCCGCCGTGCAGGACGGAAGCCGGGTCATCGTGGCGCCGACGCGCGAGTTGGGGCGCGGCCTGCAGGAAGGACAGACGGTGCAGTTCACAGCGAGCGGCCGTACGCAGGGGATGGATCTGGAGCGCTAA